ACGTCATGGTGGATCAGCTTTCATCATTTGCGGCCGAGGTAACTCGTGTGGCGAAAGACGTGGGTACAGAAGGTAGACTGGGTGGTCAGGCCGATGTGCGCGGAGTATCGGGTACATGGAAAGATTTAACGGACAACGTGAACGGTCTTGCGAACAACTTAACAGCCCAAGTGAGAAACATCGCAAAAGTTACGACTGCGGTTGCCAATGGTGACTTATCACAAAAGATTACGGTGGATGCTCGCGGTGAGATCTTGGAATTAAAAAATACAATTAACGTGATGGTGGATCAGCTGAGATCATTCGCTGCCGAAGTAACGAGAGTTGCGAAGGAAGTGGGAACGGAAGGTCGTCTGGGCGGTCAGGCCGATGTAAAAGGTGTGTCTGGTACCTGGAAAGATTTAACGGACAACGTGAATGGTCTTGCGAACAACTTAACAGCTCAGGTGAGAAACATCGCAAAAGTTACGACTGCGGTTGCCAATGGTGACTTATCACAAAAAATTACTGTGGATGTAAAAGGTGAAATCTTAGAATTAAAAAATACGATCAACACGATGGTGGATACACTAAGATCATTCGCTTCTGAAGTAACGAGAGTTGCGAAGGAAGTGGGTACGGAAGGTAAGCTCGGCGGTCAAGCTGAGGTGAAAGGGGTTTCTGGAACATGGAAAAACCTAACGGACAATGTGAACGGTCTTGCGAACAACTTAACAGCCCAAGTGAGAAACATTGCAAAAGTAACGACTGCGGTTGCTAAAGGTGACTTATCACAAAAGATTACAGTGGATGCGAAGGGCGAGATCTTCGAATTAAAAAATACAATCAACGTCATGGTGGATCAGCTGAACTCATTCGCTGCAGAGGTAACGAGAGTTGCGAAGGAAGTGGGAACAGAAGGTCGTCTGGGCGGTCAGGCCGATGTAAAAGGTGTGTCTGGAACTTGGAAAGATTTAACGGACAACGTGAACGGTCTTGCGAACAACTTAACAGCTCAAGTGAGAAACATCGCAAAGGTAACGACTGCGGTTGCTAAAGGTGACTTATCACAAAAGATTACAGTTGATGCCAAAGGCGAGATCTTCGAACTAAAAAATACAATCAATACGATGGTGGATACACTCAGAAGTTTCGCTGCCGAGGTAACTCGTGTGGCGAAAGAAGTGGGTACAGAAGGAAAACTTGGCGGTCAGGCCGAAGTGAAGGGGGTTTCTGGGACGTGGAAAGATTTAACGGACAACGTGAATGCCATGGCCTCAAACTTAACGGTTCAGCTGCGGGACGTGTCGAAGGTTGCTACCGCGATTGCCAATGGAGACTTAGGACAAAAAATTACAGTGGAAGTGAAGGGGGAGATCCTTCAAATTAAAGACGTGATCAATAAGATGGTGGATCAGCTGAACTCATTTGCTGCCGAGGTAACGAGAGTTGCGAAGGAAGTGGGTACGGAAGGTCGTCTGGGTGGTCAGGCCGATGTGAAGGGAGTTTCCGGAACATGGAAAGACTTAACTGATAATGTGAACTTCATGGCCTCGAACTTAACAACACAAGTGAGAGGGATCATCAAGGTCGTAACTGCGGTGGCGAATGGTGACCTTAATCAAAAATTCGTACTCGAAGCAAAAGGGGAGGTTGCAGCGCTTGCTGAAACGATCAACTCAATGACAGATACACTTAGAACATTTGCCGATCAGGTGACTACAGTTGCGAGAGAAGTGGGTATCGAAGGTAAACTCGGAGCTCAAGCTAGAGTGCCTGGCGTGTCTGGAACGTGGAAAGATTTAACGGACAACGTGAACTTCATGGCCTCTAACTTAACAACACAAGTGAGAGGTATCGTAAAAGTTGTAACTGCGGTTGCGAATGGTGACCTTGGGCAAAAATTCGTACTCGAAGCGAAAGGGGAGGTTGCGGCGCTTGCTGAAACAATCAACTCAATGACAGATACACTAAGAACATTTGCCGATCAGGTGACTACAGTTGCAAGAGAGGTGGGTATCGAAGGTAAACTTGGAGCTCAAGCGAGAGTACCGGGCGTGTCTGGTACATGGAAAGACTTAACGGAAAACGTGAACCAGCTTGCGGGGAACTTAACTTCTCAAGTGAGAGCGATCGCGGAAGTTTCTACTGCGGTAACAAAGGGAGACTTAACTCGCTCTATCACGGTGGAAGCACAAGGAGAGGTGGCTGCCTTAAAAGATAATATCAACCAAATGATCGGTAACTTAAAAGATACAACGCAAAAAAACAACGAGCAGGACTGGTTGAAAACCAACCTCGCGAAATTCTCGGGCATGATGCAAGGTCAAAGAAGTATTACTTCAGTGGCTCAATTGATCATGTCGGAATTAACGCCGCTCATTGATGCGAGCCATGGAACGTTCTTTATGTATGAAACAGAAGATAAAGAACAAAGCTTAAATTTGATTGCAAGTTACGCTTTCATGGAAAGAAAAAATGTATCTAATAGATATAAATTAAAAGAAGGTCTTGTTGGTCAATGTGCATTTGAGAAGAAGAGAATTCTTCTTACACATCACCAAGAAGATTATATCAAAATCAGTTCAAGCCTTGGCGAATCGAGCCCGAAGAATATTGTCGTATTGCCTGTACTTTTCGAGGGAGAATTGAAAGCGGTGATTGAGTTAGCGTCACTCAAACCATTCTCTCAGAACTATATCTACTTCCTGGATCAGCTCATGGACTCTATCGGGGTTATCTTGAACATGATCTCATCAAGTATGAGAACAGAAGAACTTCTACAAGAATTACAACGTTCTAACGTGGAACTAGAAGCTCAAGCAAAAGAACTTGAAGATAAAGCGAAACTTCTTGAAGTTAAAAACAACGAGGTTGAGCTTGCATCAAGATCACTCGAAGAAAAAGCAGAACAATTGTCTCTTATTTCGAAATACAAATCGGAATTCTTGGCAAACATGTCGCATGAATTGCGTACCCCACTCAATAGCTTGTTGATCTTATCGAAAACTCTTGCAGAGAACAAAGATAAGAATTTGAGTAATGAACAAGTGAAGTTCGCAAGCACTGTGCATTCAGCAGGACAAGACTTACTTGCCCTCATTAACGAGATCTTAGATCTTTCTAAAGTTGAAGCCGGCAAAATGCCAATCAATCCAAAAGCCGTACCGCTCGCAGAAATTCAAGATTACTTGGAACAAACATTCCGGCCAGTAGCAGAACACAAAGGTTTGGAGTTCATGGTCGATGTGGACAAATCGTTACCTAAGAATATGTTCACTGATGAAAATCGCTTACAACAGATTCTTAAAAATCTTCTTTCAAATGCATTTAAATTTACTGAAAAAGGAAGTGTCCGTCTGGAGATCGGAGTAGGACATAAACGCGAGGGTGATAAATCCACTAAAAACAAAAACAACATTATGTTTAAAGTCACCGATACCGGCATCGGAATTCCTTCGGATAAGCAAAAACTTATTTTTGAAGCTTTCCAGCAAGCAGATGGTACTACGAGCAGAAAATATGGTGGAACTGGCCTTGGTTTAACAATCAGTAGAGAGATCGCAAGACTTTTAGGTGGATTTATTGAAGTTGAAAGTGAACCTGGACAAGGAAGTAGCT
This DNA window, taken from Bdellovibrionota bacterium, encodes the following:
- a CDS encoding HAMP domain-containing protein produces the protein MSKLSNESRKTNSFKKNQLSQKAIPKYPDQKNKTNGTNGNTKILGKKNGGVSVEISDFDLADSKEQLRQLLAVTKAVRKGDFSVRMPQLREGLISEIGEVLNDIIEMNENMADEFARVRNTVGQEGKMTERVSMGSVKGAWSTSVDSINLLIGDLVQPTTEVARVITSVAKGDLSQKMSLEIDGRAVKGEFLRIGTTVNAMVDQLNSFASEVTRVAKEVGTEGKLGGQAEVKGVSGTWKDLTDNVNGLANNLTAQVRNIAKVTTAVAKGDLSQKITVDAKGEIFELKNTINVMVDQLSSFAAEVTRVAKDVGTEGRLGGQADVRGVSGTWKDLTDNVNGLANNLTAQVRNIAKVTTAVANGDLSQKITVDARGEILELKNTINVMVDQLRSFAAEVTRVAKEVGTEGRLGGQADVKGVSGTWKDLTDNVNGLANNLTAQVRNIAKVTTAVANGDLSQKITVDVKGEILELKNTINTMVDTLRSFASEVTRVAKEVGTEGKLGGQAEVKGVSGTWKNLTDNVNGLANNLTAQVRNIAKVTTAVAKGDLSQKITVDAKGEIFELKNTINVMVDQLNSFAAEVTRVAKEVGTEGRLGGQADVKGVSGTWKDLTDNVNGLANNLTAQVRNIAKVTTAVAKGDLSQKITVDAKGEIFELKNTINTMVDTLRSFAAEVTRVAKEVGTEGKLGGQAEVKGVSGTWKDLTDNVNAMASNLTVQLRDVSKVATAIANGDLGQKITVEVKGEILQIKDVINKMVDQLNSFAAEVTRVAKEVGTEGRLGGQADVKGVSGTWKDLTDNVNFMASNLTTQVRGIIKVVTAVANGDLNQKFVLEAKGEVAALAETINSMTDTLRTFADQVTTVAREVGIEGKLGAQARVPGVSGTWKDLTDNVNFMASNLTTQVRGIVKVVTAVANGDLGQKFVLEAKGEVAALAETINSMTDTLRTFADQVTTVAREVGIEGKLGAQARVPGVSGTWKDLTENVNQLAGNLTSQVRAIAEVSTAVTKGDLTRSITVEAQGEVAALKDNINQMIGNLKDTTQKNNEQDWLKTNLAKFSGMMQGQRSITSVAQLIMSELTPLIDASHGTFFMYETEDKEQSLNLIASYAFMERKNVSNRYKLKEGLVGQCAFEKKRILLTHHQEDYIKISSSLGESSPKNIVVLPVLFEGELKAVIELASLKPFSQNYIYFLDQLMDSIGVILNMISSSMRTEELLQELQRSNVELEAQAKELEDKAKLLEVKNNEVELASRSLEEKAEQLSLISKYKSEFLANMSHELRTPLNSLLILSKTLAENKDKNLSNEQVKFASTVHSAGQDLLALINEILDLSKVEAGKMPINPKAVPLAEIQDYLEQTFRPVAEHKGLEFMVDVDKSLPKNMFTDENRLQQILKNLLSNAFKFTEKGSVRLEIGVGHKREGDKSTKNKNNIMFKVTDTGIGIPSDKQKLIFEAFQQADGTTSRKYGGTGLGLTISREIARLLGGFIEVESEPGQGSSFILTLPLKFTGIDSSPTNYVEEPMTIVEDVPLDADFTGYNILIIDDDLRNIFALTTILKSRGMNVVFAENGKEGIKTLKQNANTNLILMDMMMPEMDGLEATREIRKLKEFEQLPIISLTAKAMKGDREKCLQAGASDYITKPVDEQHLLSIMYNWLKVRETGLYVN